A genomic segment from Thermothielavioides terrestris NRRL 8126 chromosome 4, complete sequence encodes:
- the atg15 gene encoding autophagy protein atg15 (Autophagy-related protein 15. Putative lipase activity. May be involved in lysis of subvacuolar cytoplasm to vacuole targeted bodies, intravacuolar autophagic bodies and of intravacuolar multivesicular body (MVB) vesicles. Autophagy-related protein 15. Putative lipase activity), translating into MSPKRRQANAVCSSAGRVTAHLLLSFLALSASPISAAGNARQEAQLVLPVESSPITPLIPEPPGPAEHLFTLRHIYHHGTYRHPHLHRKHDVSQPRGDVWLAAEDGYEAERIGPLRARSNALRIQRLVDRRPSVVDPMVAEARRRGSVAVLSPSAWTVDDVPGPNVTDKDTILTLALMAADAYAETPADADWEDVGGPFNRSVDFGWEGDGLRGHVFADENNSTIVIGLKGTSPAVFDGDGTTTNDKINDNLFFSCCCAQQGPWTWHQVCDCATGTYTCNNTCVVQALRDENRYYQAARELYANVTELYPTSQVWITGHSLGGAVGSFLGLTYGVPVVTFQAVPEALPASRLGLPVPPGADPSAPQTREYTGAFHFGHTADPIYIGTCNGATASCSFGGYALETACHTGRECVYDTVGDKGWRVGIGTHKIKAVIRDVILKYDSVPECKFTPECRDCGNWKMYESNGTEITTTSSASTTTTKTRTRTETCKTPGWWGCLDETTTTTGTVTTPETTTSSTTTCHTPGWFGCKDKTTTTTTTSTTPVETSTTSTTCLTPGRFWGCNDKTTTETSTTTTTTQEQSTITPPPSMPAPTSAPSAAPTDDAPKEGRCVDRAWYGWCRKYEGDAPEKKEDM; encoded by the exons ATGTCACCGAAGAGAAGGCAGGCGAATGCGGTGTGCTCCTCGGCGGGCCGAGTCACGGCCCACCTACTGCTGTCCTTCCTCGCCCTGTCGGCATCGcccatctcggccgccgggaATGCCAGACAAGAGGCCCAACTCGTCCTCCCAGTCGAATCCTCCCCCATAACACCCCTCATACCAGAGCCGCCGGGGCCCGCAGAACATTTGTTT ACTCTTCGACACATCTACCATCACGGCACCTACAGACACCCGCACCTCCATCGCAAACATGATGTCTCGCAGCCCCGCGGTGACGTGtggctggcggccgaggacggctACGAGGCGGAGCGCATCGGCCCGCTGCGAGCCCGAAGCAATGCCCTCCGGATACAGCGGCTGGTGGATCGAAGGCCCAGCGTGGTAGACCCTATGGTGGCTGAGGCGCGACGGCGGGGTTCTGTCGCGGTCCTTTCGCCGTCGGCATGGACTGTCGATGATGTACCGGGGCCCAACGTTACCGACAAGGACACGATTCTTACCCTGGCCCTGATGGCGGCCGATGCCTACGCGGAGACGCCGGCCGACGCGGACTGGGAAGACGTCGGCGGGCCCTTCAACCGCAGCGTCGACTTCGGCTGGGAGGGCGATGGGCTGCGCGGCCACGTGTTCGCCGACGAGAACAACTCGACCATCGTCATCGGCCTGAAGGGGACGTCGCCCGCTGTCTTTGATGGGGACGGCACCACCACGAATGACAAGATAAACGACAATCTTTTCttcagctgctgctgcgcccaGCAAGGACCCTGGACGTGGCACCAGGTCTGCGATTGCGCGACTGGCACATACACGTGTAACAACACATGTGTCGTGCAAGCCCTGCGGGACGAGAACCGGTACTaccaggcggcgcgcgagctgTACGCCAACGTCACCGAGCTGTACCCCACCTCGCAGGTGTGGATCACGGGTCATTCGCTCGGTGGCGCTGTTGGCTCCTTCCTCGGCCTCACATATGGTGTGCCGGTGGTGACCTTCCAGGCGGTGCCCGAAGCTCTGCCGGCCTCGAGGCTGGGTCTGCCTGTGCCCCCAGGAGCCGATCCGAGTGCGCCGCAGACGAGGGAATACACCGGGGCGTTTCACTTTGGGCACACGGCTGATCCTATCTACATTGGCACCTGCAAcggggcgacggcgtcgtgctCCTTCGGCGGATACGCTCTGGAGACGGCTTGCCATACGGGCCGCGAGTGCGTCTACGACACGGTTGGCGACAAGGGATGGcgcgtcggcatcggcacGCACAAGATCAAGGCGGTGATCCGCGATGTCATCCTGAAGTATGACTCGGTCCCGGAGTGCAAGTTCACGCCTGAGTGCAGAGACTGCGGCAACTGGAAGATGTACGAGAGCAATGGGACGGAGAtcacgacgacttcgagcgcTTCGACAACAACCACCAAAACGCGCACCCGCACCGAGACCTGCAAGACACC GGGTTGGTGGGGTTGCCTGGACGAGACAACTACCACTACTGGCACTGTCACCACGCCCGAGACGACGACATCTTCTACCACGACTTGTCACACTCC GGGCTGGTTTGGATGCAAGGACAAgacgaccacgaccacgaccacTTCAACAACGCCAGTCGAGACCAGCACGACAAGCACCACGTGCCTGACACCAGGACGATTCTGGGGGTGCAACGACAAGACCACAACAGAGACTAGCACcacaacgacaacaacgcAGGAGCAAAGCACGATTACTCCGCCCCCAAgcatgccggcgccgacttCAGCGCCCTCGGCAGCGCCCACGGATGATGCCCCCAAGGAGGGTCGCTGTGTCGACCGGGCCTGGTACGGCTGGTGCAGGAAGTACGAGGGCGATGCTcccgagaagaaggaggataTGTAA